One genomic window of Roseateles sp. DAIF2 includes the following:
- the rimM gene encoding ribosome maturation factor RimM (Essential for efficient processing of 16S rRNA) — protein sequence MVNTAAPESRDDPSAWPEDAVEVGRVLDAWGIKGWVKVQSYSTDAQALFASRRWFLQPPEGKPVAKSLPPVLKILSVRDHGEGIVANAEGVADRNAAEALRGARIFISRAQFPKSDTDEYYWIDLIGLTVVNRQGETLGDVVGLLDTGPHSVLRIVPPGLTPPVKPDQERLVPFVSAFIDAVSLEERRITVDWGLDY from the coding sequence GTGGTGAACACGGCCGCACCCGAATCCCGCGACGATCCCTCGGCCTGGCCGGAGGATGCGGTGGAAGTCGGGCGCGTGCTGGACGCCTGGGGCATCAAGGGCTGGGTCAAGGTCCAGTCCTATTCCACCGATGCCCAGGCGCTGTTTGCCTCGCGGCGCTGGTTCCTCCAGCCGCCCGAGGGCAAGCCGGTGGCAAAGTCCTTGCCGCCGGTGCTGAAGATTCTGTCGGTACGCGACCATGGCGAGGGCATCGTGGCCAACGCCGAGGGCGTCGCGGACCGCAATGCGGCCGAAGCGCTGCGTGGCGCGCGCATCTTCATCTCGCGCGCCCAATTCCCGAAGTCCGACACGGACGAGTACTACTGGATCGACCTGATCGGCCTGACGGTCGTGAATCGCCAGGGCGAGACGCTCGGCGATGTGGTTGGCCTGCTGGACACCGGCCCGCACAGCGTGCTGCGCATCGTGCCGCCCGGCCTGACCCCGCCGGTCAAGCCCGACCAGGAGCGCCTGGTGCCCTTCGTCTCGGCCTTCATCGATGCGGTGAGCCTGGAAGAGCGCCGCATCACGGTCGACTGGGGCCTGGACTACTGA
- a CDS encoding serine hydrolase, whose product MSPPPRCCRCRPGPPHPRSRPGWRQRGELGVCALDSGSGRLIGCRADQRFAMCSTFKALLAGFVLARVEAGPLAVDQALPISRADLVPYAPAVKARLAGRSR is encoded by the coding sequence ATGTCGCCGCCGCCCCGGTGCTGCCGCTGCAGGCCCGGGCCGCCCCATCCTCGGTCGAGGCCCGGCTGGCGCCAGCGGGGCGAGCTGGGCGTCTGCGCGCTGGACAGTGGCAGCGGCCGCCTGATCGGTTGCAGGGCCGACCAGCGTTTCGCGATGTGCTCCACCTTCAAGGCCCTGCTGGCCGGCTTCGTGCTCGCGCGGGTCGAGGCCGGCCCGCTGGCGGTGGATCAGGCGCTGCCGATCTCGCGAGCCGATCTGGTGCCTTACGCGCCGGCGGTCAAGGCCAGGCTGGCGGGCCGTTCGCGCTGA
- a CDS encoding NINE protein, whose protein sequence is MSNYKSKTLATWLALLLGGFGLHRFYLHGLKDRWAWLFPAPTLLGLYGLQRMELLGQDDRLSWLLMPLLGLALAAAMLGGIIYGLTPDEKWNAQRNPGQPARASGWINVIGVVVCLLIGGAVLMTTIAFSAQRYFETQAEAAQELSQ, encoded by the coding sequence GTGAGCAACTACAAGTCCAAGACCCTGGCCACCTGGCTGGCCCTGCTGCTGGGCGGCTTCGGCCTGCACCGCTTCTATCTGCACGGCCTGAAGGACCGCTGGGCCTGGCTGTTCCCCGCCCCCACCCTGCTGGGCCTCTATGGCCTGCAACGCATGGAGCTGCTGGGCCAGGACGACCGCCTGAGCTGGTTGCTGATGCCGCTGCTGGGCCTGGCGCTGGCGGCCGCGATGCTGGGCGGCATCATCTACGGCCTGACGCCGGACGAGAAGTGGAACGCCCAGCGCAACCCCGGCCAGCCGGCGCGCGCCAGCGGCTGGATCAATGTCATCGGCGTGGTCGTCTGTCTGCTGATCGGCGGCGCGGTGCTGATGACCACGATCGCCTTCAGCGCCCAGCGCTACTTCGAGACCCAGGCCGAGGCGGCCCAGGAGCTGAGCCAATGA
- a CDS encoding prolyl oligopeptidase family serine peptidase codes for MRNTVFTRALLLGTLTGLLAACAQPPRQEAAVLQPNANLLVQGIPAIPQSLVDRVQRYTDFRGHGFVDWHPLKREMLVSHRRAGANTAQLFRLAGPLAEPEQLTDGADPVSKASYEPREGRYIVFERSAGGSEVDQLYRLDGPGRAPVQLTHPDERNDLVTWLNNSSQMIYTAVPLDRTAQGGSRAQISTGLWIMDPLRPEGKRKIADLPGPGWSAARPSWDDKQLALVRYLSANESQVWLLDLESGQRRQLLPAPGAAEVKAVHMPGAFGRDNRSLHLLSDRFGEFRELMNYEIASGRLTRFTSHIPWDVSGAAATEDGQRLAVQVNVDGRDELRLFDGRQLKELPAPRIPAGNVDSTRFHPKLGELAFGLSNAQGPSQIYTLDADGQVQAWTRPYAPPGVDPQQFSEQQIVRWKSFDSQTISGLLTQPAKSRFPGKRPVIISIHGGPEGQATVGFLARNQYYVNELGIAFIQPNVRGSEGYGKSFLALDNGFKREDSVKDIGALLDWIATQPDLDASRVLVMGGSYGGYMTLAVATHYAERIAGAIDVVGISHFVTFLQNTESYRRDLRRVEYGDERDPAMREFLDRISPLSNAGRIRKPLFVVQGKNDPRVPYTEAEQIVAKVRENGTPVWYLRAENEGHGFARKENADYQFYATILFLRETLLK; via the coding sequence ATGCGAAACACCGTTTTCACCCGTGCCCTGCTGCTGGGCACCCTGACCGGCCTGCTGGCCGCCTGCGCCCAGCCGCCCCGCCAGGAAGCGGCCGTGCTGCAGCCCAACGCCAATCTGCTGGTGCAGGGCATCCCGGCGATCCCGCAAAGCCTGGTGGACCGGGTCCAGCGCTACACCGATTTCCGCGGCCACGGCTTCGTCGACTGGCATCCGCTCAAGCGCGAGATGCTGGTCTCGCACCGCCGGGCCGGGGCCAATACCGCGCAGTTGTTCCGCCTGGCCGGCCCGCTGGCCGAACCCGAGCAGCTGACCGACGGCGCCGACCCGGTCAGCAAGGCCAGCTACGAGCCGCGCGAGGGCCGCTATATCGTGTTCGAGCGCAGCGCCGGCGGCTCCGAGGTGGACCAGCTCTACCGCCTGGACGGCCCGGGCCGCGCGCCGGTGCAACTGACCCACCCGGACGAACGCAACGACCTGGTGACCTGGCTCAACAACAGCAGCCAGATGATCTACACCGCGGTGCCGCTGGACCGCACCGCCCAGGGCGGCAGCCGCGCGCAGATCAGCACCGGGCTGTGGATCATGGATCCGCTGCGACCCGAGGGCAAACGCAAGATCGCCGACCTGCCCGGCCCGGGCTGGTCCGCCGCCCGCCCCTCCTGGGACGACAAGCAGCTCGCGCTGGTGCGCTACCTGTCGGCCAACGAGTCGCAGGTCTGGCTGCTGGACCTGGAGAGCGGCCAGCGCCGCCAGCTGCTGCCGGCGCCCGGCGCGGCAGAGGTCAAGGCGGTGCACATGCCCGGCGCCTTCGGCCGCGACAACCGGTCCCTGCATCTGCTGAGCGACCGCTTCGGCGAGTTCCGCGAGCTGATGAACTACGAGATCGCCAGCGGCCGGCTGACCCGCTTCACCAGCCATATCCCCTGGGATGTCAGCGGCGCCGCGGCTACCGAGGACGGCCAGCGCCTGGCGGTGCAGGTCAATGTGGACGGCCGCGACGAGCTGCGCCTGTTCGACGGCCGCCAGCTCAAGGAGCTGCCGGCGCCGCGCATCCCGGCCGGCAATGTGGACTCGACCCGGTTCCACCCGAAGCTGGGCGAGCTGGCCTTCGGCCTGAGCAATGCGCAGGGCCCGAGCCAGATCTACACCCTGGACGCGGACGGCCAGGTGCAGGCCTGGACCCGGCCCTACGCGCCGCCCGGCGTGGACCCGCAGCAGTTCAGCGAGCAGCAGATCGTGCGCTGGAAGAGCTTCGACAGCCAGACCATCTCGGGCCTGCTGACCCAGCCCGCCAAGAGCCGCTTTCCGGGCAAGCGCCCGGTGATCATCTCGATCCATGGCGGCCCCGAGGGCCAGGCCACGGTCGGCTTCCTGGCGCGCAACCAGTACTACGTCAACGAGCTGGGCATCGCCTTCATCCAGCCCAATGTGCGCGGCTCGGAGGGCTACGGCAAGAGCTTCCTGGCGCTGGACAACGGCTTCAAGCGCGAGGATTCGGTCAAGGACATCGGTGCGCTGCTGGACTGGATCGCGACCCAGCCGGACCTGGACGCCTCACGCGTGCTGGTGATGGGCGGCAGCTACGGCGGCTACATGACGCTGGCGGTGGCCACCCATTACGCCGAGCGCATCGCCGGCGCGATCGACGTGGTGGGCATCTCGCATTTCGTCACCTTCCTGCAGAACACCGAGAGCTACCGGCGGGACCTGCGCCGCGTCGAATACGGCGACGAGCGCGATCCGGCGATGCGCGAGTTCCTCGACCGGATCTCGCCGCTCAGCAATGCCGGCCGGATCAGGAAACCGCTGTTCGTCGTGCAGGGCAAGAACGACCCGCGCGTGCCCTACACCGAGGCCGAGCAGATCGTCGCCAAGGTGCGCGAGAACGGCACCCCGGTCTGGTACCTGCGCGCCGAGAACGAGGGCCATGGCTTCGCGCGCAAGGAGAACGCGGACTACCAGTTCTACGCCACCATCCTGTTCCTGCGCGAGACGCTGCTGAAGTGA
- the rpsP gene encoding 30S ribosomal protein S16 yields the protein MVVIRLARGGSKKRPFYNIVVANSQQRRDGRFIERVGFYNPMASGAAEGLRVALDRVSYWTGVGAQLSPTAARLVDQAKKATA from the coding sequence ATGGTCGTGATTCGACTCGCACGCGGCGGCTCCAAGAAGCGCCCTTTCTACAACATCGTCGTCGCCAACAGCCAACAGCGTCGTGACGGCCGCTTCATCGAGCGCGTGGGCTTCTACAACCCGATGGCTTCCGGCGCTGCCGAAGGCCTGCGTGTCGCTCTGGACCGCGTCAGCTACTGGACCGGCGTGGGCGCCCAACTGTCGCCGACCGCTGCCCGTCTGGTCGACCAGGCCAAGAAGGCCACTGCTTAA
- the trmD gene encoding tRNA (guanosine(37)-N1)-methyltransferase TrmD, with protein sequence MRFDLITLFPELFGPHLTSGVTRRAFESRQVDVRLWQLRDFAEDNYRRVDDRPYGGGPGMVMLAEPLERALAAVKSDRAEAAPAIIHFSPTGRRIDQALVAELAAGPGGILLCGRYEGIDQRFLDRHMSLELSLGDFVLSGGELPALALLDAIARLQPGVLNDAASHEQDSFSDGLLDCPHYSRPELLRTADGQELPVPPVLLSGHHLQIARWRRERSLALTQARRPELIEAARRAGRLGREDEKFLATLTKPPSGL encoded by the coding sequence ATGCGCTTCGACCTGATCACCCTGTTCCCCGAGCTGTTCGGGCCGCATCTGACGAGCGGCGTGACGCGCCGCGCCTTCGAGAGCCGGCAGGTCGATGTGCGCCTATGGCAGCTGCGAGATTTCGCCGAGGACAACTACCGCCGCGTCGACGACCGCCCCTATGGCGGCGGCCCCGGCATGGTGATGCTGGCCGAGCCCCTGGAGCGTGCGCTGGCGGCGGTGAAGTCCGACCGGGCCGAGGCTGCCCCCGCCATCATCCATTTCAGCCCCACCGGCCGGCGCATCGACCAGGCCCTGGTGGCCGAGCTGGCCGCCGGCCCCGGCGGCATCCTGCTGTGCGGCCGCTACGAGGGCATCGACCAGCGCTTCCTGGACCGGCATATGAGCCTGGAGCTGAGCCTGGGCGACTTCGTGCTGTCCGGCGGCGAGTTGCCGGCGCTGGCTCTGTTGGACGCGATCGCGCGGCTGCAGCCCGGCGTGCTGAACGACGCCGCCTCGCACGAGCAGGACAGCTTCTCGGACGGCCTGCTGGACTGCCCGCATTACAGCCGCCCCGAACTGCTGCGCACCGCGGACGGGCAGGAACTGCCGGTGCCGCCGGTGCTGCTGTCCGGCCATCATCTGCAGATCGCGCGCTGGCGCCGCGAGCGCTCGCTGGCCCTGACCCAGGCGCGCCGCCCGGAGCTGATCGAGGCCGCGCGCCGCGCCGGCCGGCTCGGTCGCGAGGACGAGAAGTTCCTCGCGACTTTGACGAAGCCCCCGAGCGGGCTATAA
- a CDS encoding CoA pyrophosphatase: MSRPPILNPQAVPVTGADHHLPAVSAMALEPAALRQRFTAPPPWQPEIPGDGGRFAQRTPAAAAVLVPLVMHDSGTTLLLTRRTAHLRDHAGQISFPGGRVEPEDEGVIATALRETEEEIGLAREHIEVIGQLPIYTTVTAFEVSPVVALVRPGFNLTLDAGEVDEAFEVPLAFLMDPAHHQRHLFSWEGGERQFLSMPWVAPDPEEGGAPREYFIWGATAAMLRNLYRFLSA; encoded by the coding sequence ATGTCCCGTCCGCCGATCCTGAATCCGCAAGCCGTGCCCGTGACGGGCGCCGATCACCATCTGCCGGCCGTGTCCGCCATGGCGCTCGAGCCGGCCGCGCTGCGCCAGCGCTTCACCGCGCCGCCGCCCTGGCAGCCGGAGATCCCCGGCGATGGTGGGCGCTTCGCGCAGCGCACGCCGGCCGCCGCCGCGGTGCTGGTGCCGCTGGTGATGCACGACAGCGGCACCACGCTGCTCTTGACCCGCCGCACCGCGCATCTGCGCGACCATGCCGGCCAGATCAGCTTTCCCGGCGGCCGCGTCGAGCCCGAGGACGAGGGCGTGATCGCCACCGCGCTGCGCGAGACCGAGGAGGAGATCGGCCTGGCGCGCGAGCATATCGAGGTGATCGGCCAGCTGCCGATCTACACCACGGTGACGGCCTTCGAGGTCTCGCCGGTGGTGGCCCTGGTGCGGCCCGGCTTCAACCTGACGCTCGACGCGGGCGAGGTCGACGAGGCCTTCGAGGTGCCGCTGGCCTTCCTGATGGACCCTGCGCATCACCAGCGCCATCTGTTCAGCTGGGAGGGCGGCGAGCGGCAGTTCCTCTCGATGCCCTGGGTCGCGCCGGACCCGGAGGAGGGCGGGGCTCCGCGCGAGTACTTCATCTGGGGCGCGACGGCCGCGATGCTGCGCAATCTCTATCGCTTTCTCAGTGCCTGA
- a CDS encoding Tim44 domain-containing protein, which yields MNKITLSALALVVGLSLVTPEVQAKRMGGGGMKRDVPTQPAKPAAPSNTPAQQAPQQNAAPQQQATPPAAAAAPQKRSWMGPLAGLAAGLGLAALASHFGFGEALANIMTMVLVGLVLMLVVGFVMRRFAAKKAAAAPQGMQFAGAGAPFPSQMPSSPSVGSAAPVAAAVPVAAARPVTQPGFDAAGFEQLAKQVFIRMQAANDAGDQNDLRRFTTPQMYASLQHGLLERKGAPQRTDVLQLDAQVLEQVEEQGEQIVSVRFWGLVREQSEAAAENFDEVWHLVRPLDGSREWAIAGIQAMA from the coding sequence TTGAACAAAATCACCCTGAGCGCGCTGGCCCTCGTCGTCGGCCTGAGCCTGGTCACCCCCGAGGTGCAGGCCAAGCGCATGGGCGGCGGCGGCATGAAGCGCGACGTGCCGACCCAGCCGGCCAAGCCCGCCGCACCGAGCAACACCCCCGCCCAGCAGGCGCCGCAGCAGAATGCCGCACCGCAGCAACAGGCCACGCCGCCCGCCGCCGCGGCCGCGCCGCAAAAGCGCAGCTGGATGGGCCCGCTGGCCGGCCTGGCCGCCGGCCTGGGCCTGGCCGCGCTGGCCAGCCATTTCGGCTTCGGCGAGGCCCTGGCCAACATCATGACCATGGTGCTGGTGGGCCTGGTGCTGATGCTGGTGGTCGGCTTCGTGATGCGCCGCTTCGCCGCCAAGAAGGCCGCGGCCGCGCCGCAGGGCATGCAGTTCGCCGGTGCCGGCGCGCCCTTCCCCAGCCAGATGCCCAGCTCGCCGTCCGTCGGCAGCGCAGCACCGGTCGCGGCCGCCGTGCCGGTGGCCGCCGCCCGCCCGGTGACCCAGCCGGGCTTCGACGCCGCCGGCTTCGAGCAGTTGGCCAAGCAGGTGTTCATCCGCATGCAGGCGGCCAACGACGCCGGCGACCAGAACGACCTGCGCCGCTTCACCACGCCGCAGATGTACGCCTCGCTGCAGCATGGGCTGCTGGAGCGCAAGGGCGCGCCGCAGCGCACCGATGTGCTGCAACTCGACGCCCAGGTGCTGGAGCAGGTCGAGGAGCAGGGCGAGCAGATCGTCAGCGTGCGTTTCTGGGGCCTGGTGCGCGAACAGAGCGAGGCCGCGGCCGAGAACTTCGACGAGGTCTGGCATCTGGTGCGCCCGCTCGACGGCAGCCGCGAATGGGCGATTGCCGGCATCCAGGCGATGGCCTGA
- a CDS encoding CobD/CbiB family protein produces MNFFAVLFALICEQLKPLPHGNRIHDGVISWVRWTGRNFDAGREHHAGVVWAITVIGPALLTAGIYFALKQFSVLLALAFDVLVLYLTLGFRQFSHYFTDIRDALERGDELEARRLLAEWRHLDASELPRTELLRHVIEHSLLAAHRHVFGVFFWFVVLSTLALGPAGAVLYRMAEFASRYWAFKSRTLDAPTNERLMLLSRRLFGWADYLPSRLTATGFAIVGNFEEAVNGWRRDARLWLHANEGIILAAAAGALGVQLGGSAAPGVTPDRSKTFEAGGDAEATSAQGSTPGAAPMLGHLQSVVGLVWRSVVLWMMLLALLTLANLVG; encoded by the coding sequence ATGAACTTCTTTGCGGTCTTGTTCGCGCTGATCTGCGAACAGCTCAAACCTTTGCCTCATGGCAATCGCATCCACGACGGCGTGATCTCCTGGGTGCGCTGGACCGGGCGCAATTTCGATGCCGGCCGTGAGCACCATGCCGGCGTGGTCTGGGCCATCACGGTGATCGGCCCGGCGCTGCTGACCGCCGGCATCTACTTCGCGCTGAAGCAGTTCAGCGTGCTGCTGGCGCTGGCCTTCGACGTGCTGGTGCTCTACCTGACCCTGGGCTTTCGCCAGTTCAGCCATTACTTCACCGACATCCGCGACGCGCTGGAGCGTGGCGACGAGCTGGAGGCGCGCCGCCTGCTGGCCGAATGGCGCCATCTGGACGCCAGCGAGCTGCCGCGCACCGAGCTGCTGCGCCATGTGATCGAGCATTCGCTGCTGGCCGCGCATCGCCATGTGTTCGGCGTGTTCTTCTGGTTCGTCGTGCTGTCGACCCTGGCGCTGGGGCCGGCCGGCGCGGTGTTGTACCGCATGGCCGAGTTCGCCAGCCGCTACTGGGCCTTCAAGAGCCGCACCCTGGACGCGCCGACCAACGAGCGCCTGATGCTGCTGTCGCGCCGCCTGTTCGGCTGGGCCGACTATCTGCCCTCGCGCCTGACCGCTACCGGCTTCGCCATCGTCGGCAATTTCGAGGAGGCGGTGAACGGCTGGCGCCGCGATGCGCGGCTGTGGCTGCATGCCAACGAGGGCATCATCCTGGCTGCTGCGGCCGGCGCCCTGGGCGTGCAGCTGGGCGGCTCGGCCGCACCGGGCGTCACGCCCGACCGCAGCAAGACCTTCGAGGCCGGCGGCGATGCCGAGGCCACCAGCGCCCAGGGCTCGACGCCGGGCGCGGCGCCGATGCTGGGCCATCTGCAGAGCGTGGTGGGCCTGGTCTGGCGCTCGGTGGTGCTGTGGATGATGCTGCTGGCGCTGCTGACCCTGGCCAATTTGGTCGGCTGA
- the rplS gene encoding 50S ribosomal protein L19 has translation MDLIQTLEQEEIARLNKTIPAFAPGDTVIVSVNVVEGSRKRVQAYEGVVIAKRNRGLNSSFIVRKISSGEGVERTFQLYSPLIASIEVKRRGDVRRAKLYYLRERSGKSARIKEKLA, from the coding sequence ATGGATCTGATCCAAACCCTCGAGCAAGAAGAAATCGCTCGCCTGAACAAGACCATCCCGGCCTTCGCCCCCGGCGACACCGTGATCGTCAGCGTCAACGTCGTCGAAGGCAGCCGCAAGCGCGTGCAGGCCTACGAAGGCGTGGTGATCGCCAAGCGCAACCGCGGCCTGAACAGCAGCTTCATCGTGCGCAAGATCTCCAGCGGCGAAGGCGTCGAGCGTACCTTCCAGCTGTACAGCCCCCTGATCGCTTCGATCGAAGTGAAGCGTCGCGGCGATGTGCGTCGCGCCAAGCTGTACTACCTGCGTGAGCGTTCGGGCAAGTCGGCTCGAATCAAAGAAAAGTTGGCCTAA
- a CDS encoding GNAT family N-acetyltransferase — protein sequence MSSTLLIRASTEADLPAIQAIYAEAVLHGTGTFETEVPELAEMTRRRQEVLGRALPWLVAEFEGRVLGYAYANYFRPRLAYRFCLEDSIYLHPDARGQGVGRLLLAELTARCEDAGARQLLAVIGDSENKGSIGLHTALGFEHTGLLKSSGWKFGRWLDVVLMQRQLGPGDQHSPE from the coding sequence ATGAGTTCCACCCTGCTGATCCGCGCCAGCACCGAGGCCGATTTGCCGGCCATCCAGGCCATCTACGCCGAGGCCGTGCTGCACGGCACCGGCACCTTCGAGACCGAGGTGCCCGAGCTGGCCGAGATGACGCGTCGGCGCCAGGAGGTGCTGGGCCGCGCCCTGCCCTGGCTGGTCGCGGAGTTCGAGGGCCGGGTGCTGGGCTATGCCTATGCCAACTATTTCCGCCCGCGCCTGGCCTACCGCTTCTGCCTGGAGGACTCGATCTACCTGCACCCGGACGCCCGGGGCCAGGGGGTCGGACGCCTGCTGCTGGCCGAGCTGACCGCGCGCTGCGAGGATGCCGGCGCGCGCCAGCTGCTGGCGGTGATCGGCGACTCGGAGAACAAGGGCTCGATCGGCCTGCACACCGCACTGGGCTTCGAGCATACCGGCCTGCTGAAGAGTTCCGGCTGGAAGTTCGGCCGCTGGCTGGATGTGGTGCTGATGCAGCGCCAGCTCGGCCCCGGCGACCAGCACAGCCCCGAGTGA